The following proteins are co-located in the Spea bombifrons isolate aSpeBom1 chromosome 3, aSpeBom1.2.pri, whole genome shotgun sequence genome:
- the LOC128484433 gene encoding ribonucleoside-diphosphate reductase subunit M2-like, which produces MLSPRKPFGVVGENVSPMKNLTLTDKENTPPSLSNTRILASKAARKIFQDVETDSVKHKDSSIHQEPLLRDNPHRFVIFPIQYHDIWQMYKKAEASFWTAEEVDLSKDLQHWESLKPEEKFFISHVLAFFAASDGIVNENLVERFSQEVQVTEARCFYGFQIAMENIHSEMYSLLIDTYIKDPKEREFLFNAIETLPCVKKKADWALRWIGDRGATFGERVVAFAAVEGIFFSGSFASIFWLKKRGLMPGLTFSNELISRDEGLHTDFACLMFKHLVNKPSEARVKELITDAVRIEQEFLTDALPVNLIGMNCKLMAQYIEFVADRLLLELGFSKIYRVENPFDFMENISLEGKTNFFEKRVGEYQKMGVMSKTSDHAFTLDADF; this is translated from the exons ATGCTGTCTCCCCGTAAGCCCTTTGGAGTTGTGGGTGAGAACGTGTCCCCCATGAAGAACCTGACCCTGACTGACAAGGAGAACACG CCGCCTTCCCTTAGCAACACCCGGATCCTTGCGAGTAAAGCCGCCCGTAAGATCTTTCAGGACGTTGAGACTGATTCG GTgaaacacaaagattcttcaaTTCACCAGGAGCCCCTCCTGAGGGACAACCCCCATCGCTTTGTCATCTTCCCTATTCAGTATCACGATATCTGGCAGATGTACAAGAAAGCAGAAGCCTCCTTCTGGACAGCAGAGGAG GTCGATCTCTCCAAAGACCTTCAGCACTGGGAATCGCTGAAGCCAGAGGAGAAGTTCTTCATCTCTCATGTTCTGGCCTTCTTTGCTGCAAGTGATGGCATTGTTAATGAGAACTTG GTTGAAAGGTTCAGTCAGGAAGTACAAGTAACAGAAGCCCGCTGTTTCTATGGATTCCAAATTGCAATGGAAAACATTCATTCAGAAATGTACAGCCTTCTCATAGACACTTACATTAAAGATCCCAAGGAAAG GGAATTTCTCTTCAATGCTATTGAAACTTTAccttgtgtgaaaaagaaggcTGACTGGGCACTGCGCTGGATTGGTGACAGAGGTGCAACCTTCG gTGAGCGTGTAGTGGCCTTTGCTGCCGTGGAAGGCATCTTTTTCTCTGGCTCATTTGCATCTATATTCTGGCTGAAGAAACGTGGCCTGATGCCTGGGCTCACTTTCTCAAACGAACTCATTAGCCGTGATGAG GGATTACACACAGACTTCGCATGTCTCATGTTCAAGCATCTTGTGAACAAACCATCTGAGGCTCGTGTCAAGGAACTAATTACAGATGCAGTGAGAATTGAGCAG GAATTCCTGACGGATGCACTGCCTGTAAACCTGATTGGCATGAACTGCAAACTGATGGCACAGTATATTGAATTTGTTGCTGATCGTCTGCTGCTTGAACTTGGCTTTAGCAAG ATCTACAGAGTAGAAAATCCATTTGACTTCATGGAGAACATCTCACTGGAAGGAAAGACTAATTTCTTTGAGAAGAGAGTTGGTGAATATCAGAAGATGGGAGTCATGTCAAAGACATCAGACCACGCGTTCACACTTGATGCAGATTTTTAA